In Salvia miltiorrhiza cultivar Shanhuang (shh) chromosome 4, IMPLAD_Smil_shh, whole genome shotgun sequence, the DNA window ATTTACCAAATAAAGAATTATAGTAGTAGTAGTTGAAATATTTCAATGTTGAATTGAAGCAAAAGCAATGAAGAAAAATAGACACCAACTTGGacgaaaaataaaacaaaaaaacagaTGAAAAGTTCAAGCACTGCTAAAAGTCAGCTTATATACACCCAATCCAACCAAACCCCATCAATTCACAAACAGAAATTCCCCCAAATCACATGAAGCTTTGAAAATGGACGCCGTGAAGCGGAGAACCGTGAAAACCCTAGTCGCGAAGCTCACCTCCGTCTCGGAGCACACCCGCACGGAGGCCATCTGCGAGCTCCGCCTCCTGTCGAAGAACGACGCCGACAGCCGCCCCCTCATCGCCGACGCCGACGCCGTGCCGCTGATCGCCGAGTCGCTCTACTCCCCCGCCGTGATCCTCCAGGAGAACGCCGCCGCGGCGCTGCTCAACCTCTCGATCTCCTCCAAGGAGCACCTGATCTCGTCGCGCGGCGTCCTCGACGCCCTCTCCCACGCGCTCCGCCACCCGGCGGCGCCGTCCGTGGCGCAGTGCGCCGCCGCGACGATCTTCAGCCTGCTGAGCGTGGAGTCGTTCCGGCCGATCATAGGGCACAAGCGCGACATCATCTTCGGGCTGGTGGAGATCGTGCGGGGGCAGGGATCGGCGGCGCGGTCGATCAAGGACGCGCTGCGGGCGCTCTTCGGGGTGGCGCTGTACCCGCTGAACCGGGCGCAGATGGTGGAGCTCGGGGCGGTGCAGGCGCTGTTCTCGCTGGTGGTGAAGGACGGCAGGGTGGGGCTGGTGGAGGACGCCACGGCGGTGATCGCGCAGGTGGCGGGCTGCGAGGAGAGCTGGGAGGTGTTCAGGAAGGTTTTGGGGGTGGAGATGCTGATGGATCTGTTGGACAATGCGACCGGATCGAGTTACCGGACCAAGGAGAACGCGGTGGCGGCGCTGCTGAATCTGGTGCAGTGTGGAGGGGAGGAGGTTGCGTCTGATGTGAGGGGGAAGTTGGAAGCGAGGGTGGTGGAGGGGATCGTCGATATTGCGCAGGGCGGGACCGACAAGGGCAAGAGCAAGGCGCTCGCGTTGTTGAAGGTTCTTGATGCCACACCCACACACTCTTGTTAACTTTACTTCTCATGTAGATATATATTCTCAATCTCAATTCAATTCAACTcggttttgtttttgttgtttgTACATTGTATTCTAGATTGACTTCTTGCTCATTATATTCTAACTATGATTGTGACTCATGAAATTTAAATGAATCTTCTTTTTCTGCGTGGAATGGAAGATTGACACAAAATCACTCAATTTATGTTGTCATAAAAAAATTCACTGTTTTTTAGTAGTTTATGCTTGTTAATGCTAAAATGGCCTATCTTTTTTAATACTATGATACTTCCTCAAATATCTTCCTCAATATAGAAAAAAGGAAGATGTTTGGATTGCTTATTATGTGAGTGCTTCGTTTACTTTGAAAGATTAGTTTGTAGATAAAAATAACAAAGATAattctttatatattttgttggattgaaactttCGGATATACCAAGgtccttaattatttttatcatttaagttagttttgcttgattatTATCACATCAAAAGAGCGAGATTTGAGTAATTTTATTTCtgaggataaaaataatcaatcatGTAAAAACATCGCCCCCTAAAAGAACATGAGAGACCTCTTacttgttttaatttaattgtcgTTTCGACAGTATGATGATTCATTTTTAGTGGTCGTTTGGTTTGAGTAGAGGAATGAAAAgggaattaaatcaaataaaggggtaagcattacttttattgagtgtttggtttaacaataaaaatgaatcattagtaagggataaTAAATTGAGTGATTGGATTACCCCTAAGTAAAGGTAATGATTATCTTATTATCCAAATCAAACAATGAGTaatagattcaattaattgattctCTTTCCAACCTCCAAAAACACCCAATCAAACATGGGCGGTGCAGTGGAATTAAGTTGAGTAAGATAAGCCATTAGTCAAGTCCCCATCAAGACATTCAGTAGCTGCCGTATGAAGACAATTCATTTCCAGCGATCTTTTTGAAAATGTATCACTAGATTACTTTAGAGAGGATTCGATATCTGCTGATTAAGATATTCTCCGAACAAAACCACATCGGCAAATGATGCTCAtcgtaatatttttgaaacaataATGATACCAAGTCTTGGCATATAATACAAAAAGTCAAATGCACTGCACTACTTTCTGAAAATGATATCAATAGACCAACATAATTTATGTATAGAGAAATAAGTAGATAATACCTAACAATTACTAGTTGCAGAGGCTGAAAGATGCAGCCAATCTTGAGACAGCCTAGTTATACACAAGTTCGATAGCATCAAGGGGCAATTTTCCCATGAATTTTATCTCAGGTTAAGCTACCTCGGAAACCATGGAGACTTTCGACTTTTCCTTACACTCGATGCCTCCAAAGCCGTGGGTATTTTGCTAATGCTCGACCGCTTCATCTTGCAACATGCAAGGTTATTTCCACAGCCATGCCTTTCTCCTCAAAAATAAAGCCAGCAGATAAGACAAGGCAGAATCGACCGAGGACAGTGCAACGATGAGCAAGGCAACAAGAACAAGAGTCAGCATTGCTGTCTTCAGCTGCAGCAAATAGAAAGATACCTCATTAGGAATGAATTTGAAGAACATGCAATATGTCGCCAACTTCAGTTCTACGCTGTCAACACTCATAAATTCGCAAAACTAATGAGATATCAAGGGGGAAAATGACATTTATGTTGAGATATATATTCATCAGAAACTAACTTGCAAGTGaagttttcaaaaaaaaaaaacttgcaaGTGAAGCCTCACTTCCCGAACTTTAAATGAGAACAGACCAACACAAAGAAACTCCAGTTGAAATTGCAGTTACAGCATATCTCCTATGTGAAATCATGTGATCACTGATCACTAGTGCACTGAAACTTGGCATTTGATGGTGAATCTAATTAAAAGTTGCAAGATTACTTGTTATAGGGGGGCATTATTGGAAGTCTATGAAACTCTTCAGAAGTAATGAATTCGGTACGTGCAATGTGGAATCATGTACCAATTCCAGATATTGGATTTAAATATCTACCAAAGAAATGGCATATCGAACCCTACCTCCATCTGCACTAAACTACACCACAACATATGAGGCACTCTTTACCTTTTAGATAAGTCTTTGTCCATTTGATATGCATTCAACATAGGGTTTAATAGGAATAGAGAAGAAAgcattaatttaaaatcacAAGAAAAGATTGAATTCAGTGTCAATGCAAATTTAAAAGACTAACCGTGCTCTGAAAACTTGGCCATTCAATATATCTAAGCTGGCTTGGCTGTTCAACTAAAAACAGAAACAAGCTCCGAGTGGCCCTaagaaacagaaaaaatatTCAAGTTAACATATAGCAATGCACAGTTGACGCAAACAAGAAAAGCATATTTAATCCCATGTTAAGTTCAAAAGTTATCCTAATTTGTTGTTTTTGCTATTCCAACTACTTTGTTCAATTTCCATTTTCCAGCTTGTGATTTTATTACCAGGTGACTGTTTGGATCGTGCTTAACCAGAAAGGCTCTTTATGATAGTCATCATTGTGATCCAGTTCATAGTTTCTTCCTGCAGCACATAAAATAGGCGTTGGGATGGCACGCCCATGAAACGACAGCTTCTGAAGATTTTGAATGTGAACAAACATCAAGGACAAATTATTGCACAGAaacacattaaaattaaaactgaaACTAATGAAGGAATGATATCCTCGGCTCACCCTTCTCGATGCTGATCCAGTCTCCTGGTGAAATTTACTAAATCCGGTTGCATCGCACTTGTGAATCTGGAGCAATGGCACATTAGGGTAGCCAGCACCATTTGCCAGGATTTTAATACCTAGGTAATATAGAACCAAATGCAAAGTTATATCAAGGTTAAACCCCCCAAAAAACATGTTTTTGCATGTCTGCACAACAAGAAAAATGAAGGTAGAACCTGAGAAATTCAGAATTGACCCAGAAAATGTTGCCATGTCTATATGCGAAGTTAACTGCAGATGAATCGAGGAAGAGAGAATGATTACAATCATACACAATGAAGAAAGCCTTTTTCCAACCAACAGCGGTGGATAATGCTTGTAATCTTAAACTGGATCGAAAAATGGATTTTCCAACCAACAGCGGTGGATAATGAAGAGAAAGCCTTTTTTCTCTGAATTACTTCAAAAAAATAGTTGAATGAATCAAGCAGAGGCAGATACAATTCAAAACTCAGCAACACACATTTCGAAAGAGCAAATGAATTAACCCTGCCCACAAGCACATTACACAGAATTGCTTACGCGCGTAAGGCGACAGCGGGCGGCGGAGGTTGTGGCGGGACGGCCGAAGGATCCTTCAATCCTTCCGAAATTAGGGATTGGGGAAGAGATTAGGGGtgaattcaatttttaaattttttaataagtAAAGAAGGAACGTGAAGGGCCCGGCCCGTACCCATCTAGTGCAATCCAACCGGCCCGACCCGTGTAGGCCCGTCGCGGGCTTACTCGATGGGCTTAAGCTTCGTCTATTGCTGAGACTGTAAAATCATCTAAATTATCCATTTATTACACACTCAAATTTCTTCTTCCAACTCTTCAAGAACCTCACGCAATCAAGCCATAATATGCAAACTTCAATCTTTTCATTCTATGCTCCACCTCCACTTCAGCCTCCGAATTCCTCGCCTTGTTCGCGGAAGCCAAACACACTATTTTTCACCTCCACATTTGACAGCAGACCTTCCACCCTATCAACTCAAAGGCTCTCAAGAAAGCTTATCTGCAAACCCCCTGCAGGAAAATATCTCAGCGACGATTATCTTGTGGTATTTATCTACTCTTTTACTGCAAAGAAACGCTATTTTACCTTCTCCCTGTTGATTCCCTATGCAAaagattcgatttttttttctattgtttttggttgttgattttgttaatttttctGGAATTCATGCTAGAAAGATTTGGGGAAGGCTTGTGATATTGTCAGTATAGATAGGTAGTAATTATTCCCTTGATTTTCTTCTGTTTTCTATTTGTTGATACGTTATTTATTCTCCTAAGAATTTGATTCTTTATGTGAACCACAAATTGAAGAAAAGTAAATGAATGTTTTTAAGTTAATTGGTAACTCTTTGTTCACTGTGTTTTTGCATTATCATTGTTTGATTGATTGTAGAAAAAACTATCTGCAAAAGAAATCCAGGAGTTGGTGAAGGGAGAGAGGAATGTGCCACTGATTATTGATTTCTATGCCACATGGTGTGGACCTTGTGTCTTAATGGCACAAGAGCTTGAAATGGTATGTTTTGCAATGTTCAGTAAGTGTCATCACATTTTGTTTGTAGAACATGCTCTTTTTGTTGAGTTTATGATGTTATGGTATAATCATATgtatgcaattttggagatttcctTCAATAGTGCCAAGCCTCCTTTCCTTAGTAACAAATTtacatatgtgtgtgtgcgcatgtgttggccaagcggtaaagggttaatgcctaaggtcaaaggtcttgggttcgagtcccatGTGGTGcggtttttaaatttctttatttaatattgttagtttatatataaaaaaaatacatatgtgAAAGTGGAATGGATAACTGTGGTAGATTAGTTTGGGCATAACAGGGAAGTTTGTTCGTTGTTGGCATAATCCAATTTTTCCTAATGATGCCATGTTTTTCCGTTTCAACGAAACTATGGTTGATTCCTCGCCTTCCGACCTATCAACTAAATTATAAGCAGAATATATCTTCAAGATGGTTTTGATGTTGCATCACTGACACCCGGTTCCACTGTCTCATCATGAACTAAACATTACTAGCTGCATTTTGCCTTACTGGTTTTCTTAGTTTGGAACTTCAGTAGCAACACAACACACCTTAGATTATTGTTCTATCATCATGGTAATGGAGAAATAATCTTCGCAGGTTTAATTTGAATGTTTTGTTCACTTTGGTTTCCCCGTCTTATCGAAGCTCAGTATGCTCCGAGCATGACTGAGTATCATCACCACTCCTTCCATATGGATGGATGTGGAACTTTGGTTACACATTAATAGTTGTGCTCTTGTTTTTACTCAGCTGCAATATTACTCATCAAGAGTTGAAATTCTGGCTTCATATAACTTTAAGGGCTGGTGATAGGATTAGGGAATGGCACGTTGAATCTGTTGTTGTATGTGAACACGCTTAATAATTCTTTAGATCTTGACTTGACTACGAGATCTGCTTGTGCTGCAGCTCGCTGTTGAGTATGAAAACAATGCAGTGATCGTGAAGGTGGACACGGATGATGAATATGAATTTTCACGTGATATGCAGGTGACGTTCTTTTCCTGTCATTTCCATAGCTTATCTGTGCACTGATGATTCATTGATGAAATGTAGCAATAGCATAGCTGCATTTTCTTATTGATACCTGAAACTGCAAACGCTTTTTGATCGTGCTCTTTTTGTGTTCGTCTCAAGAGGCCTCTAAAACGAAGTAACAAACGCGTTGATGTTACAGGTTAGAGGCTTGCCAACATTGTATTTCATCAGCCCTGACCCAAAGAAAGATGCTATTAGGACAGAAGGACTCATCCCTATACAAATGATGCGCGATATACTCGATAATGAAATGTGAACTCTGCATCTTCATCAAGAAACCGTTGCAGCTCAAGCTCAAGACTTGTGTTTACTGTGAAAATATAGGTTGTGAAATTATTGTTTCAGAGGTAGTTGGTGGAAGAGACACAGATTAGGCTAGATTtgctttttcttctttttctcttttcatCCCTTTGTTTTAGATAGGTGACTATTTACAAGTTACAACTAAGATTAGCTCTGTATCAGTATCAGATTCTATTAGTAAACAATTTTCCCACAAACCTTGCTTTAGTAGTGCATGAGCTTTATATTCCAAAATTAATGTGGTAAAGGGttgcatttttttataaatattgagtgttaatgatatttaaaatatgaagagtttttttttttttttttaaaaaaggaaagactattttttgtgataCAGGGAATACTATTTTATGGTTTGTGGTTATAggtctaagagcatccacaatagGGCTTGCAAAGCGGGCGCGTGAGCCCTGCACCACTGCTAGGGGTGGGGTGCACACCTCACAGTGCTTTTGCTTGcaagtagggatggcaatcgggtacgacgggtacggatagtgactatccatactcaTATCAACGaattaaatggatagtggtttttaaccacgaaactatccatggatatcaaatggtatccaaacccacaaCCCGTGGATACTCGCTATCCATCGGGTATCTACCACATGTTATTCGTCGAATACTAACCACCGACTATCCATCGGATATCTGCCTTAAGTTTAGATTCTGTTTGGGCCTTTTTTTAGATATGATATGCCGGCCCATATCTCAAATTtatattcaaagcccatatttttagaatttttttgtGAGTATTTGACGGGTATTAcacgggtaattggcgggtatttttgaggatatttttcgcgggtaaacggatttcgcgggtatggatagtaagtaccCAAACCcgtacccacgaactaaatagttagtgaattgcaaccacgaaactatctgTGGATATCAAATACCTcgcaaacccaccctaataggttcggattttcgcggatatccgttacccgcggATAAATTGTCATCCCTACTTGCAAGCTAGGGGCGGAGAGGAGAGAAAAATTCGCGTGAAGACACACatcaatataaaattaaaactctGAAGTTGCTCACGGTTCTAAGCGCGAGATGGGCCTGGATGGGGTGGCTGCATGCGGCTGGTTTTGGGCGCGGCAGAggagaggtggtggtggtgttttccttttttttattattatttttttgtttttatttattttcattataattttatttagggtaaaataatttatttataacaatgaatttgtattttttttaaattattgtaatcgtatttttattattgtaattttaatttttaattcatgtaatattgaattttaattttaatgaaatttatgtGTTTAAATTcaatgtttaatttaatttagaaatataaaatggaaaataaaattagagagTCCGTTAGAATAGAGCCCCAATATAAATGTAACAATGGGGAATTTTgtttttacatatatatagtatatgtatatataattaattcactAATGCATATCTAGGTAGCCTCTACGGTGAAGAAAATTAAGTTGGAATTTGGAAAGATATCAATTTGCTTCCATGTTGAATGATCATAATACAATAGAATATATTATACtgttccaaaaaaaaatagaagatcTTATATACGAAATAATATGTATTTTGCAGCTGTAATCTAATAGTATTAGACCAAAAATAAGATGAATTATTTCCTTGCAGATTCATATCGCATTACTCATACAATTCTTGCTGGCAAGCTGTCTATATTTCCAAATTCAGCGGCAAATTTGTCATATAAAATcctaaaaaaattgaagaaaattaaatcCCCAGCCACAAAAATAATATGGATTTCTCCATGATACGTCCAAAGCCGCCTCCCAAAAAACCCGATCCTCCGCCGCCCAAACCGCCGCCGGCGCAGCCAGCTCCGCCTCCTTACGGCCCTTTCTCGCCGTACTTGGAGGAGTTGCAGCGCATGGAACGGTTGAGAAGCATCGAGTACTCCAACTCGAGATTGTGGAAATTGAATTTCGATGAGTATCCAAATCGACACCAATTTGGTAGTGCTGAATATCATCACTATCCAGTTGGAGGCCACAATCCCCCTCCGCCTCCTCATCACCACCACGCTCCGCCGCCTCGACTCGGCCACCACCATGCGGCGCCGCCCCTGCCTCCGCTCGATCACCACCATTCGCCGCCCTCAATGTTGCAGTATGGTCATCCGCCGCCCTCAATTGTGCAGTATGGCCATCCGCCGCCTCCTCACTACGGCGGATCCTTCAGTGATGAAAATCCCAACGGCTGCATCATCATGTGAGCTCCAgtgtttccttttttcttttctcgtTCCCCATTTCCGCTTTCATCATTCGAACCCTAAccattttctctttcaattAATTCTTTAATCAAATTCATATCAATTTACTCCATCGACCATATTGTAAATGATTTTATGCAGTTTATATTTATAGTTGTCATGAATGCGTATGCTGTATGCATATGTAATCCCTGTTAATCCGTATTTAGAGTTTATTAATTCCAATTAAAGTTAATTTACAATTtggatattcatatataatttctattaaatcatat includes these proteins:
- the LOC131022437 gene encoding uncharacterized protein LOC131022437 produces the protein MATFSGSILNFSGIKILANGAGYPNVPLLQIHKCDATGFSKFHQETGSASRRKLSFHGRAIPTPILCAAGRNYELDHNDDYHKEPFWLSTIQTVTWATRSLFLFLVEQPSQLRYIEWPSFQSTLKTAMLTLVLVALLIVALSSVDSALSYLLALFLRRKAWLWK
- the LOC131022436 gene encoding thioredoxin-like protein CITRX1, chloroplastic, which encodes MQTSIFSFYAPPPLQPPNSSPCSRKPNTLFFTSTFDSRPSTLSTQRLSRKLICKPPAGKYLSDDYLVKKLSAKEIQELVKGERNVPLIIDFYATWCGPCVLMAQELEMLAVEYENNAVIVKVDTDDEYEFSRDMQVRGLPTLYFISPDPKKDAIRTEGLIPIQMMRDILDNEM
- the LOC131022435 gene encoding protein spotted leaf 11; the encoded protein is MDAVKRRTVKTLVAKLTSVSEHTRTEAICELRLLSKNDADSRPLIADADAVPLIAESLYSPAVILQENAAAALLNLSISSKEHLISSRGVLDALSHALRHPAAPSVAQCAAATIFSLLSVESFRPIIGHKRDIIFGLVEIVRGQGSAARSIKDALRALFGVALYPLNRAQMVELGAVQALFSLVVKDGRVGLVEDATAVIAQVAGCEESWEVFRKVLGVEMLMDLLDNATGSSYRTKENAVAALLNLVQCGGEEVASDVRGKLEARVVEGIVDIAQGGTDKGKSKALALLKVLDATPTHSC